Below is a genomic region from Govania unica.
CGAAGACGCGCGCGGCCGCATTCATTATGCGGCCGACGGCTATATGACGGCGTCCATCGCGCGCCCCGGCCGTGCCGTGCCCATGAACGCCGAAGACGCCCGGCGTATTCTCAGGAACTACATGCATTACACCGGCCGCTGGAGCTTTGCCGACAATGTGGTCACCCATGAGGTCGATTACGCTGTTGATCCGGCATTGGTCGGCCGCAAGCTCGCACGGAAGGTGCAGTTGTCGGGCAATCACCTGACCCTGAGCGGCGAGGATGTGAG
It encodes:
- a CDS encoding lipocalin-like domain-containing protein, with amino-acid sequence MTTADDLLGAWELRSWIVRTPETGEAVYPLGEDARGRIHYAADGYMTASIARPGRAVPMNAEDARRILRNYMHYTGRWSFADNVVTHEVDYAVDPALVGRKLARKVQLSGNHLTLSGEDVSPRDGRHLLHVLEWRRAQT